A region of Anaeromicrobium sediminis DNA encodes the following proteins:
- a CDS encoding alpha/beta hydrolase family protein has product MKRIVSIILILTMLVIIVAGCSQAEDKNTFMSLREEHKSEIIKRGPVPGKSKELNTPNGASLITYESGELKLKGWISENKEENIKKPAIVFVHGGFSLNESYWDLMKPYMDAGYVVMTPMVRGEKGNDGNYELLYGEVDDIIAAGEYVSKLSYVDEKNIYLVGHSLGGATSILASMMPSKYKSVITFGAAPLDIKGELDANEQLKNIIPFNMDNEIEFSLRTPIKYADSVQKPLYMFVESNSHIPNLKELTESFSKEVNEKGGKSEIHIVEGNHLSAIEGAVKKSIDIINGN; this is encoded by the coding sequence GTGAAAAGAATAGTGTCAATTATATTAATTCTAACAATGTTAGTAATTATTGTTGCTGGATGCAGTCAGGCAGAAGACAAAAATACTTTCATGTCCCTACGGGAGGAACATAAAAGTGAAATTATAAAAAGAGGACCTGTGCCAGGGAAAAGTAAGGAACTAAATACGCCTAATGGTGCTTCTTTGATAACTTATGAATCTGGGGAACTGAAATTAAAGGGATGGATTTCGGAGAATAAAGAAGAAAATATAAAGAAACCAGCTATTGTATTTGTCCATGGGGGATTTTCATTAAATGAATCCTATTGGGATCTTATGAAACCATATATGGATGCAGGGTATGTTGTTATGACTCCTATGGTTAGAGGGGAAAAGGGGAATGATGGTAACTATGAATTATTATATGGAGAGGTAGATGACATAATAGCTGCAGGTGAATATGTAAGTAAACTATCCTATGTGGATGAAAAGAATATATATCTTGTAGGTCATAGTCTAGGAGGAGCCACTTCCATATTAGCTTCAATGATGCCATCTAAATATAAAAGTGTCATAACCTTTGGAGCTGCTCCATTAGATATTAAAGGAGAATTAGATGCCAATGAACAACTAAAAAACATTATACCTTTTAACATGGATAATGAAATAGAGTTTAGTTTAAGGACTCCAATAAAATATGCTGACAGTGTGCAAAAACCATTATATATGTTTGTAGAATCAAATAGTCACATACCAAACCTTAAAGAGTTAACTGAAAGTTTTAGTAAGGAAGTAAATGAAAAGGGTGGTAAAAGTGAGATTCATATAGTAGAAGGAAATCATTTGAGCGCCATAGAAGGAGCAGTAAAAAAGAGTATAGACATAATTAATGGAAATTAA